In Ammospiza caudacuta isolate bAmmCau1 chromosome 30, bAmmCau1.pri, whole genome shotgun sequence, one DNA window encodes the following:
- the BGLAP gene encoding osteocalcin, producing the protein MRALVLLTLLALLALGLCRRDGSASTKDSPSSEAFVSRRASAELVQRQKRNAGHGSGPGAPPDPLEAKREVCELNPDCDELADQIGLQEAYRRYYGLV; encoded by the exons ATGAGGGCCCTGGTCCTGCTCaccctcctggccctgctcgCCCTCGGCCTGTGCCGCAGAG ATGGCTCTGCCAGCACCAAGGACTCGCCCAGCTCTGAAG ccttcGTCTCCAGACGCGCCAGCGCCGAGCTGGTGCAGAGGCAGAAGCGCAATGCCGGCCACGGCAG CGGCCCCGGGGCCCCTCCGGACCCGCTGGAGGCCAAGCGCGAGGTTTGCGAGCTCAACCCGGACTGCGACGAGCTGGCGGATCAGATCGGGCTGCAGGAGGCGTACCGGCGTTACTACGGGCTGGtgtga
- the PMF1 gene encoding polyamine-modulated factor 1, with amino-acid sequence MAAAAGADGGAGGAEGGGADGGDEPVPAAAPGRAQVFSAVVDTFLEKLVAAGSYQRFVSCYRCFYKLQPQLTRSIYDQFISQLQTSIKEEIQDVKNEGNLEGLFSLLDKIVEEAKDREEPAWRPSGVPARDVRSALVPFLLRHRSHLRRALQERQHRSSSLAQEVLKGRDSIAELQQVIQARQEAWQAITKEQRELIMALQELQ; translated from the exons atggcggcggcggcgggcgccgATGGCGGCGCGGGCGGGGCCGAGGGCGGCGGGGCCGATGGCGGGGATGAGCCGGTaccggcggcggccccggggcgcGCCCAGGTGTTCAGCGCCGTGGTGGACACGTTCCTGGAGAAACTGGTGGCCGCCGGGAG CTACCAGAGGTTTGTCAGCTGCTACCGCTGCTTCTACAAGCTGCAGCCGCAGCTGACCAGGAGCATCTACGATCAGTTCATCTCCCAGCTCCAGACGTCCATCAAG GAGGAGATCCAGGACGTGAAGAATGAAGGGAATCTGGAGGGACTCTTCAGTTTGCTGGATAAGATCGTGGAGGAGGCCAAGGACCGGGAGGAGCCAGCGTG GCGGCCCAGCGGGGTCCCGGCGCGGGACGTGCGCAGCGCCCTGGTGCCGTTCCTGCTGCGCCACCGCTCCCACCTGCGCCGGGCgctgcaggagaggcagcacaggagcagcagcctggcccaggaggtgctcaagggcagggacagcattgcagagctgcagcaggtgaTCCAGGCTCGCCAGGAGGCCTGGCAG GCAATCACCAAGGAGCAACGAGAGCTCATCATGgcactccaggagctccagtgA
- the SLC25A44 gene encoding solute carrier family 25 member 44 codes for MEDKRNIPIIEWEHLDKRKFYVFGICMTMMIRVSVYPFTLIRTRLQVQKGKSLYNGTFDAFVKILRTEGAAGLYRGFLVNTFTLISGQCYVTTYELTRKYVSRYNNNNAVKSLVAGGSASLVAQSITVPIDVVSQHLMMQRKGESMGRFKVQNQDGKRLLVFGQTKDIIVQIFRADGFRGFYRGYVASLLTYIPNSAVWWPFYHFYAEQLSSLTPKDCPHLLLQAISGPLAAATASTLTNPMDVVRARVQVEGKSSIILTFKQLIAEEGPWGLTKGLSARIISATPSTIVIVVGYETLKKLSLRPELVDSRHW; via the exons ATGGAGGACAAACGCAACATCCCCATCATCGAGTGGGAGCACCTGGACAAAAGGAAATTCTACGTCTTTGGCATTTGCATGACCATGATGATCCGCGTGAGCGTTTACCCCTTCACGCTCATCCGCACGCGGCTGCAGGTGCAGAAGGGCAAGAGCCTCTATAACGGCACCTTCGATGCCTTTGTGAAAATCCTGCGGACAGAAGGGGCGGCCGGGCTCTACCGAGGCTTCCTGGTGAACACCTTCACGCTGATCTCAGGGCAGTGCTACGTCACCACCTACGAGCTCACGCGCAAATACGTGTCGCGCTACAACAACAACAACGCCGTCAAATCCCTGGTGGCGGGAGGCTCGGCCTCCCTGGTGGCCCAGAGCATCACAGTGCCCATCGATGTGGTCTCCCAGCACCTCATGATgcagaggaaaggggaaagcaTGGGCAGGTTCAAGGTGCAGAACCAAGATGGCAAGCGGCTGCTGGTCTTTGGGCAAACCAAGGATATCATTGTACAGATTTTCAGGGCTGACGGTTTTCGAGGTTTCTACCGGGGTTATGTGGCCTCGCTGCTCACTTATATTCCCAACAGTGCTGTCTGGTGGCCCTTCTACCACTTCTATGCTG AACAGCTTTCAAGTTTGACTCCTAAAGACTGCCCCCACCTCCTTCTGCAAGCAATATCGGGGCCCCTtgcagctgccacagcctcCACTCTCACCAACCCCATGGATGTGGTGAGGGCTCGGGTCCAG GTGGAAGGCAAGAGCTCCATCATTCTCACCTTCAAGCAGCTCATTGCAGAGGAAGGTCCCTGGGGGCTGACCAAAGGCCTCTCTGCCCGCATCATCTCGGCCACTCCTTCCACCATCGTCATCGTGGTGGGCTATGAAACGCTGAAGAAGCTGAGCCTGCGCCCAGAGCTGGTGGACTCAAGGCACTGGTAG
- the SEMA4A gene encoding semaphorin-4A, with product MVVGPSGGAALPPPAMPAALRLLCGVVVPAALLCSAEPLPRLAFPSGDPRRTLTHFSQDNVSHYDIFLLDESEEQLYVGARDWLLALAVGTPGSIRAKASIRWGPTDVKTSECAFKKKSEETECFNFIRVLVALNQTHLYACGTYAFSPACTYIHLESFTLASGRRQSFLDGKGQCPFDPQHTYTALLVDGELYAGTMNNFQGNEPIISRSLGTRTLLKTDAFLRWLSADAAFVASFSLPGDDKVYFFFEETADEFDFFEKLLVPRVARVCKSDVGGDKVLQKKWTTFLKAQLECSEPGHFPFNVIHHAFALPRHDGRAVFYAVFTSQWQAGRAGSAAVCAYSQEDLEKVFEGKYKELNKESSRWTVYSGPDMSPRPGSCSMGASSDKALSFMKDHFLMDGKVSPLQGKPLLVKSDVTYTRITVHETHDVLGTPYRVMFLATDEGFLHKAVELEGVEGAHIVESIQLFAAPEPVKNLLLAPGKGILYVGYSRGILQVPLANCSLHRSCAECVLARDPYCAWHSPGGACLRAHLATDNKSEWLQDVEKGRPDAVCHRGRSAAMPRSWGAPEDPAVQGLSPPLNAVVQLPCPRRSALATYSWQQPGSAQGHTVLQPDHTLVVIMQQGMAGTYTCQATENGYTWTVARYQLRDSGGAQLGEVGSPPRSYWSQFVTVTVLLAVTLAGAACLALMAYRDQLRARSKVRGCSTPHSPPSRQREKVPLNGGTAEPPAPGAATEEEEEDEGSQACCLQLGGDVDVDNNRLHVPAGDTA from the exons GCAGCTCTACGTGGGGGCACGCGACTGGCTGCTGGCCCTCGCCGTTGGCACCCCTGGCAGCATCCGTGCCAAAGCCTCG ATAAGGTGGGGACCCACAGATGTGAAAACATCTGAATGCGCTTTTAAGAAGAAGAGCGAAGAG ACTGAGTGCTTCAACTTCATCCGAGTCCTGGTGGCCCTGAACCAGACCCACCTCTACGCCTGTGGCACCTACGCCTTCAGCCCTGCGTGCACCTACATC CACCTGGAAAGCTTCACGCTGGCCAGTGGCAGACGACAGTCCTTCCTGGACGGGAAGGGCCAGTGCCCCTTCGATCCCCAGCACACTTACACGGCCCTGCTGGTGG ACGGAGAGCTCTATGCTGGCACCATGAACAACTTCCAGGGCAACGAGCCCATCATCTCCCGCTCGCTGGGCACCCGCACGCTGCTCAAGACAGACGCCTTCCTCCGCTGGCTCTCGG CCGACGCCGCCTTCGTGGCCTCCTTCAGCCTCCCTGGGGACGACAAGGTCTACTTCTTCTTCGAGGAGACAGCAGATGAGTTTGACTTCTTTGAGAAGCTCCTGGTGCCACGGGTGGCCCGTGTCTGCAAG AGCGATGTAGGAGGGGACAAGGTGCTGCAGAAGAAGTGGACAACATTCCTGAaggcacagctggagtgctCCGAGCCCGGCCACTTCCCCTTCAACGTCATCCACCACGCCTTTGCTCTGCCCCGCCATGACGGCCGCGCTGTTTTCTACGCGGTGTTCACCTCGCAGTg gcaggcaggcagggcgGGCAGTGCCGCCGTCTGTGCCTACAGTCAGGAGGATCTGGAGAAGGTCTTCGAGGGCAAGTACAAGGAGCTGAACAAGGAGAGCTCTCGCTGGACAGTCTACAGTGGCCCTGACATGAGTCCCCGGCCTGGCAGT TGCTCCATGGGTGCCTCCTCGGACAAAGCCCTCAGCTTCATGAAGGATCATTTCCTGATGGATGGGAAGGTCTCACCCCTCCAGGGGAAGCCTCTTCTGGTGAAGTCAGATGTCACCTACACGCGCATCACAGTCCATGAGACCCACGACGTGCTGGGCACCCCGTACCGTGTCATGTTCCTGGCCACAG ACGAGGGTTTCCTGCACAAGGCAGTGGAGCTTGAGGGAGTGGAGGGTGCCCACATCGTGGAGAGCATCCAGCTCTTTGCAGCGCCAGAGCCGGTGAAgaacctgctgctggcaccagggaaG ggcaTCCTCTACGTGGGCTACTCCAGAGGCATCCTGCAGGTCCCGCTGGCCAACTGCAGCCTGCACCGGAGCTGCGCCGAGTGCGTGCTGGCACGGGACCCCTACTGcgcctggcacagccccggggGCGCCTGCCTGCGTGCCCACCTGGCCACCGACAACAA GAGTGAGTGGCTGCAGGATGTTGAGAAGGGGAGACCGGACGCCGTGTGCCACCGCGGGAGGAGCGCGGCCATGCCCCGCTCCTGGGGGGCACCGGAGGATCCCGCTGTGCAGG ggctcagccccCCGCTGAATGCCGTGGTCCAGCTGCCGTGCCCTCGCCGCTCCGCCCTGGCCACCtacagctggcagcagcctggcagtgcccaggggcacaCGGTGCTGCAGCCTGACCACACGCTGGTGGTCATCATGCAGCAGGGAATGGCCGGCACCTACACCTGCCAGGCCACAGAGAACGGCTACACCTGGACCGTGGCTCGCTACCAGCTCAGGGACTCTGGCGGGGCCCAGCTGGGCGAGGTGGGCTCGCCGCCCCGCTCATACTGGTCCCAGTTTGTCACGGTGACGGTGCTGCTGGCCGTGACGCTGGCCGGGGCCGCCTGCCTGGCCCTCATGGCCTACCGGGACCAGCTGAGGGCTCGCAGCAaggtgaggggctgcagcacgCCCCACAGCCCCCCGTCACGCCAGAGGGAGAAGGTGCCCCTCAACGGGGGCACCGCGGAGCCCCCGGCACCCGGAGCTGCcaccgaggaggaggaggaggatgaaggctCCCAGGcgtgctgcctgcagctcggTGGGGACGTGGATGTGGACAACAACAGGCTGCACGTGCCGGCGGGGGACACGGCGTGA